The following are encoded together in the Misgurnus anguillicaudatus chromosome 14, ASM2758022v2, whole genome shotgun sequence genome:
- the LOC141369572 gene encoding uncharacterized protein, translating to MAVEAHGKTLEQLKKDRTVAKISFTKQANYLCRKASDLTESELREEFIKLSADSRKVIEANDDYKTGLEAELVGIKDGEDAELSVEQDTSLKKYASECEQRFSDVKQIVQTSLWSRYGSDTLEAAFDEAEKACRHAYRIHVESSNSEGFEVHHTIMEKLIKETSSAFTAWESWIPVAEVSDFRKRSRDLRVAYNELDMRKAEFAKARWIAVEKQGTDLNQEPTGPRIPVVKIKPTKLPTFSGCKRDFHRWRSDWESLQKQGEPTGSPEVKKIQLLDSVEEKIVKDLRLSTYSTADDVFRVLSNRYGNKNAIALEIVEELEKIPPVKGNQPRKVVDLIQTVEKALADLTDLGSTGAIKNPMVVKSLESKLPEFVKKDWLMFMVNHTNGVTQDNHFDMLLDFLKKQEEIFERLDYLRMPEKPDKVERKFNKKYASTKATKKEDSEDGCIICRDEKHKDRIFFCKKFKGLKLSEKEAAVKKIGACRECLGCHKFDDSCRDTYLCRNADCKKRGSSDHHFFLCPRGNNKRREFDRPQTEDREKELN from the coding sequence ATGGCAGTCGAAGCTCACGGCAAAACATTGGAGCAGCTAAAGAAAGACAGAACAGTTGCAAAGATCTCCTTCACTAAGCAAGCTAACTATCTCTGTCGGAAAGCAAGTGATTTAACTGAGTCAGAACTCAGAGAAGAATTTATAAAGCTCTCTGCCGATTCAAGAAAAGTTATTGAGGCCAATGATGATTACAAGACTGGATTAGAAGCAGAGCTTGTAGGCATTAAAGATGGTGAAGATGCTGAGCTTAGTGTGGAGCAGGATACCAGCTTAAAGAAATATGCCAGTGAATGTGAGCAAAGATTCAGTGACGTAAAGCAGATTGTTCAAACAAGCCTCTGGAGTAGATATGGATCAGACACGCTAGAGGCTGCTTTTGATGAAGCAGAAAAAGCCTGTAGACATGCATATAGAATACATGTGGAAAGCAGTAACTCTGAAGGATTTGAAGTCCACCATACTATAATGGAAAAGTTGATCAAAGAAACATCTAGTGCATTCACAGCCTGGGAGTCATGGATTCCTGTTGCAGAAGTAAGTGACTTTAGGAAGCGGAGCAGGGACCTGAGAGTGGCTTACAATGAGCTTGACATGAGGAAGGCTGAGTTTGCCAAAGCACGGTGGATTGCTGTAGAGAAGCAAGGAACAGACTTGAATCAGGAACCAACTGGACCAAGAATACCAGTAGTGAAGATTAAGCCAACCAAACTGCCCACATTTAGCGGCTGTAAAAGAGACTTTCATCGCTGGAGATCAGACTGGGAAAGCCTTCAGAAGCAGGGAGAGCCAACAGGTTCGCCAGAGGTCAAAAAGATACAGCTTCTTGATAGTGTAGAAGAAAAGATTGTGAAAGATCTTCGTCTGTCAACCTATAGCACAGCAGATGATGTTTTCAGAGTGCTATCAAATAGGTATGGTAATAAAAATGCCATTGCTCTAGAAATTGTTGAAGAGCTTGAGAAGATTCCTCCTGTTAAAGGAAATCAGCCGAGAAAAGTAGTAGACCTTATCCAGACCGTAGAGAAAGCACTCGCTGATCTCACAGATCTAGGAAGTACCGGTGCCATCAAAAACCCAATGGTGGTGAAGTCTTTAGAGAGCAAGCTTCCAGAGTTTGTTAAGAAGGACTGGCTGATGTTCATGGTTAATCATACCAACGGTGTCACTCAAGACAACCACTTTGACATGCTCCTAGATTTTCTGAAAAAGCAAGAGGAGATCTTCGAGAGGTTAGATTACCTACGAATGCCAGAGAAGCCAGACAAAGTAGAAAGGAAGTTCAACAAGAAATATGCCTCAACTAAAGCCACAAAGAAGGAGGATTCTGAGGATGGGTGCATTATCTGTAGAGATGAGAAACATAAGGATAGGATTTTCTTTTGCAAGAAGTTCAAAGGTCTGAAGCTATCAGAAAAGGAAGCTGCTGTGAAAAAGATTGGGGCATGCAGGGAGTGCTTGGGATGCCATAAGTTTGATGACAGCTGCAGAGACACCTATCTGTGCAGGAACGCAGACTGCAAGAAGAGAGGCTCCTCAGATCACCACTTCTTTCTCTGTCCAAGAGGAAATAACAAGAGGCGTGAATTTGACAGACCTCAGACAGAGGACAGAGAAAAGGAGCTTAACTGA